The following proteins are encoded in a genomic region of Pelodictyon phaeoclathratiforme BU-1:
- a CDS encoding 3-deoxy-7-phosphoheptulonate synthase — protein MEQLHDLRVSRIIRLASPRALKEMLPVGEKVAATVTAGRREVENILTGKDSRMLVIVGPCSIHDMDAAREYASKLSVLRTELQHDLCIMMRVYFEKPRTTIGWKGFINDPHLDDTYDIEHGLFHARKLLLEINEMGLPSATEFLDPISPQYVADLVSWAAIGARTIESQTHRQMASGLSMPVGFKNSTDGRLNVAVDAIRSAMHPHSFLGIDQEGHSSVITTKGNPFGHLVLRGGEKPNYDAASIAVAESWIGKSGLEPSLLVDCSHANSGKKHEQQLTVWDNILKQKTEGNKSIVGVMIESNLYCGNQPFPEDPDKLRYGVSITDECLSWEETERMLREGAAVMRKLFQ, from the coding sequence ATGGAACAGTTACATGATTTAAGAGTTTCGCGTATTATTCGTCTTGCTTCCCCAAGGGCACTGAAGGAGATGCTGCCGGTTGGTGAGAAGGTTGCCGCGACAGTAACGGCTGGACGTCGTGAAGTTGAAAATATATTGACTGGCAAGGATTCAAGAATGCTGGTGATTGTCGGTCCCTGTTCAATCCATGATATGGATGCCGCTCGGGAGTATGCCTCAAAACTGTCCGTATTGCGCACGGAACTCCAGCATGATCTCTGCATCATGATGCGGGTTTATTTTGAAAAACCACGTACGACTATTGGCTGGAAAGGGTTTATCAACGATCCTCATCTTGATGATACCTACGATATAGAGCATGGTCTGTTTCATGCCCGAAAGCTTCTGCTTGAAATCAATGAAATGGGTTTGCCGTCCGCGACTGAATTTCTTGATCCCATATCGCCTCAGTATGTTGCAGATCTGGTGAGTTGGGCCGCAATTGGGGCTCGGACTATTGAATCACAGACTCATCGGCAGATGGCCAGCGGACTTTCCATGCCGGTCGGTTTCAAAAACTCTACGGATGGCCGACTTAACGTTGCCGTTGATGCGATCCGTTCAGCAATGCATCCCCACAGTTTCCTTGGTATTGATCAGGAAGGACACAGCAGTGTCATTACAACGAAAGGGAACCCCTTTGGGCATCTTGTGTTGCGGGGTGGAGAGAAACCAAATTATGATGCAGCAAGTATTGCTGTCGCAGAGTCATGGATTGGCAAGTCCGGTCTTGAGCCGTCACTTCTTGTTGATTGCAGTCATGCCAATTCAGGCAAAAAACATGAGCAACAGCTTACTGTCTGGGATAATATTCTCAAACAGAAAACCGAGGGTAACAAAAGTATCGTTGGTGTCATGATTGAGAGTAATCTCTATTGTGGCAACCAACCTTTCCCCGAGGATCCTGACAAGCTGAGATATGGGGTTTCCATTACTGATGAATGTCTGTCATGGGAAGAGACAGAACGCATGCTCCGTGAGGGGGCCGCTGTAATGCGCAAGCTTTTTCAGTAA
- a CDS encoding ATP-binding protein, with product MRRADIMLQGNSSAYEVLYRFVALFSQDEGYSTLFFEELQLTMKEAFVNAVKHGNKEREDLNVSISLTASAEVLLASVRDCGNGFNLDALPNPVDPRNLFRLSGRGLYIIRSIAEIIACERDGDGWLLTLRYRPSWQ from the coding sequence ATGAGGCGAGCTGACATTATGCTGCAGGGCAACTCTTCAGCATACGAAGTATTGTACAGGTTTGTTGCCTTGTTTTCGCAAGATGAGGGATACAGCACCCTTTTTTTTGAAGAGCTGCAGCTTACCATGAAGGAGGCCTTTGTCAATGCGGTCAAGCATGGTAATAAAGAGCGGGAGGACTTGAATGTCTCCATTTCACTCACTGCTTCTGCCGAAGTGCTCCTGGCCTCTGTCAGGGATTGTGGAAACGGGTTTAATTTGGATGCATTGCCAAATCCGGTTGATCCCCGGAATCTTTTCCGGTTATCAGGGAGAGGCTTGTATATTATCCGAAGCATTGCTGAGATTATTGCATGTGAGCGTGATGGTGATGGATGGTTGCTGACTCTGCGTTATCGTCCCTCATGGCAGTAA
- a CDS encoding TorF family putative porin gives MKKAVKLLSLAVALFAGLGNTAQAAGFKIGADVVSSYVFRGTEFGNSVAIQPALSYTCPTTGIIVGAWGSYAVSEDAGNRHKEIDLYATLPVGPLSFTVTDYNSPDGGDSFDFSDDGSNVVELSVGYTKDNLSLLAAINVAGLDTDNAKYCEAGYKFYDKDGYTAKGVVGLGDEDFYGDGDGDNIALVNTGISVSKDRFTASYIYNPDTAKSNLVFMASF, from the coding sequence ATGAAAAAAGCAGTAAAATTATTAAGCCTCGCAGTAGCACTTTTTGCTGGACTCGGCAATACCGCCCAGGCAGCAGGATTTAAAATCGGCGCAGACGTCGTCAGCAGTTACGTCTTTAGAGGTACCGAATTTGGTAATTCAGTAGCCATTCAGCCAGCCCTTTCCTACACCTGCCCGACAACCGGTATTATTGTTGGCGCATGGGGTTCCTATGCTGTCAGTGAAGATGCGGGCAACAGACACAAGGAGATTGATCTTTATGCAACGCTGCCGGTAGGTCCACTCAGCTTCACTGTAACCGATTATAATTCACCTGATGGCGGCGATTCATTTGATTTCAGTGATGATGGTTCCAACGTGGTTGAACTCAGCGTTGGCTATACAAAAGACAATCTCAGCCTTCTGGCCGCAATCAACGTCGCTGGACTTGATACCGATAATGCAAAATACTGCGAAGCCGGCTACAAGTTCTACGACAAGGATGGCTATACGGCAAAAGGCGTTGTGGGATTAGGTGATGAAGATTTCTATGGCGATGGTGATGGAGACAATATCGCTCTTGTCAACACCGGTATATCGGTTTCCAAAGACCGCTTCACTGCATCGTACATCTACAACCCTGACACCGCTAAATCAAACCTTGTCTTTATGGCATCGTTCTGA
- the truA gene encoding tRNA pseudouridine(38-40) synthase TruA yields MKNIRVTVEYDGTSFAGWQRQSGAIVTVQGEIEVALGKILQEKISLAAAGRTDKGVHARAQTANFFTASSLEPSRIVHSLNSLLPQTIRISNPEEVDADFHARHSAKERQYRYFLIEEPSAIYGRFAGCSFGKLDVAIMQQMAAILVGTHDFSAFSKEDRDNPGRICSVTACKWYPCKHYLVLRISADRFLRSMVRYLVDAMIRAGKGRLSVGDFCRMLETGVTTSQLNPALPAGLFLWDVLY; encoded by the coding sequence ATGAAGAACATAAGGGTTACTGTTGAATATGACGGAACCTCGTTTGCCGGCTGGCAGCGGCAGTCGGGTGCTATTGTTACCGTTCAGGGGGAGATTGAAGTCGCACTTGGTAAAATTTTGCAGGAAAAGATCTCTCTTGCTGCAGCAGGGAGAACGGATAAGGGGGTTCACGCCAGGGCTCAGACGGCAAACTTTTTTACAGCATCATCTCTGGAGCCATCCCGGATTGTGCATTCACTGAACTCGCTTCTGCCTCAAACAATCAGGATAAGCAATCCCGAAGAGGTTGATGCTGATTTTCATGCAAGGCATAGTGCCAAAGAAAGGCAATACCGCTATTTCCTTATCGAGGAGCCTTCGGCGATTTATGGGCGGTTTGCGGGCTGTTCGTTCGGTAAGCTTGATGTAGCGATTATGCAGCAAATGGCAGCCATCCTGGTCGGTACTCATGATTTCTCGGCTTTTTCAAAGGAAGACAGAGATAACCCGGGTCGGATATGTAGCGTAACGGCTTGCAAATGGTACCCCTGCAAACATTACCTTGTTCTACGGATTTCAGCGGATCGCTTTTTGCGAAGTATGGTGCGCTATCTGGTGGATGCCATGATACGTGCAGGAAAGGGGAGGCTTTCGGTTGGGGACTTCTGTCGGATGCTTGAAACCGGGGTCACGACCAGTCAGCTTAATCCAGCATTGCCGGCAGGTCTTTTTCTCTGGGACGTACTCTACTGA
- a CDS encoding alpha-amylase family protein: MQKTHLASLLHALKSLKSPETENHYNVPGIWSGKESGTEQVNPAAYFAQIIETILNSRENPARKPQNPDWRSSAVVYNLFIRTATAFDHDGDGSISTEPLSCGFRETGTLLKAIALLPYIKNLGANTIYLLPLTEIGTTCRKGVLGSPYAVKNPRKLDPLLVEPVLELSAELLLKAFVEAAHLLDMYVVLEFVFRTTAIDSSWITAHPEWFYWIKENECTRNYGPPHFDRETLNRIYEVVDRHERHNLPTPPSEYREQFVAQPVTLCGEEDLQGNAADGTLCRIASAFSDWPPDDQQPAWSDVTYLKMHTHDAFNYIAYNTIRMYDSALDDPATFNTSLWDEIADIIPFYQDEYQIDGAMIDMGHALPTQLKQTIVRKAREKRADFAFWDENFNPSPEILAEGFNAVFGSLPFVIHDIVFIRGLLNHLNKTGVALPFFGTGENHNTPRVCFRYPCQEAGRNHSIFIFTLSAILPTIPFLQSGMELCEWYPINLGLNFTAEDRTLYPPEKLPLFSAFSFDWENSNGLRPLNGYIRKILEIRGSYLDLILSGEAGSITIPYISQQDLFAVMRTAAGRSLLFVGNSNINDTRSGFLEFSMENCSLYDLISETHLPIKEHRLEVSCKPGECMLFELPPEL, encoded by the coding sequence TTGCAGAAAACTCACCTTGCATCGCTCCTTCATGCGCTGAAAAGCCTGAAAAGCCCTGAAACCGAAAACCACTACAATGTTCCCGGCATCTGGAGCGGGAAAGAGAGCGGTACTGAACAGGTCAACCCTGCTGCTTACTTCGCTCAAATTATCGAAACAATCCTGAACAGCCGGGAAAACCCTGCCCGAAAGCCACAAAATCCCGACTGGAGAAGCAGTGCTGTAGTCTATAACCTCTTTATCCGTACCGCAACAGCTTTTGATCATGACGGTGACGGTTCAATCAGCACAGAGCCTCTTTCATGCGGATTCAGAGAAACAGGCACTCTGCTCAAAGCCATAGCGCTCCTGCCGTATATAAAGAATCTTGGTGCAAATACCATCTATCTTCTTCCGCTCACAGAAATAGGAACAACGTGCAGAAAAGGAGTTCTCGGTTCCCCCTATGCGGTCAAAAATCCGCGAAAACTTGATCCCCTGCTCGTCGAACCGGTACTTGAACTTTCAGCGGAACTTCTCCTCAAAGCATTTGTCGAAGCGGCACATCTCCTTGATATGTACGTTGTGCTTGAATTCGTCTTCAGGACAACCGCCATCGACAGCTCATGGATAACAGCTCATCCCGAATGGTTTTACTGGATTAAAGAGAATGAATGTACGCGCAATTACGGTCCCCCCCATTTTGACCGGGAGACACTCAACCGGATTTATGAGGTAGTTGACCGCCACGAACGGCACAACCTCCCAACCCCCCCTTCAGAGTACCGGGAACAGTTCGTTGCCCAGCCCGTAACACTCTGCGGAGAAGAAGACCTTCAGGGCAACGCAGCAGACGGAACATTATGCCGAATTGCAAGTGCCTTCTCCGACTGGCCCCCTGATGACCAGCAGCCCGCATGGAGCGATGTCACCTATCTGAAAATGCATACCCATGATGCATTCAATTACATCGCTTACAACACCATCAGAATGTACGACAGTGCCCTTGATGATCCCGCCACCTTCAACACAAGCCTCTGGGACGAGATCGCTGATATCATTCCCTTCTATCAGGATGAATATCAGATTGATGGCGCAATGATCGATATGGGCCATGCACTGCCAACACAATTAAAACAGACAATTGTCCGCAAGGCACGCGAAAAAAGAGCCGATTTTGCCTTTTGGGATGAAAATTTCAATCCCTCTCCCGAAATTCTGGCTGAAGGGTTCAACGCCGTCTTCGGTTCACTCCCCTTTGTTATCCATGATATTGTTTTTATCAGAGGGCTCTTGAACCACCTCAACAAAACCGGCGTCGCACTGCCATTTTTCGGTACAGGCGAAAATCACAACACACCGAGAGTCTGTTTCCGTTATCCCTGCCAGGAAGCTGGACGGAACCACTCCATCTTTATCTTTACACTCAGTGCCATACTGCCAACCATCCCGTTTCTTCAGTCGGGCATGGAGCTCTGTGAATGGTATCCCATTAACCTCGGCCTGAATTTCACTGCCGAAGACCGGACTCTTTACCCTCCCGAAAAACTCCCTCTTTTCAGCGCATTCAGTTTCGACTGGGAAAACAGCAATGGTCTCAGGCCACTCAACGGCTATATCCGCAAAATTCTCGAAATACGGGGAAGCTATCTCGACCTCATACTCTCGGGCGAAGCCGGTTCAATAACCATTCCCTATATCAGCCAACAGGATCTTTTTGCCGTGATGAGAACTGCAGCCGGTCGATCACTTCTGTTTGTCGGTAACAGCAACATCAACGATACCAGGAGTGGTTTTCTTGAGTTCAGCATGGAAAACTGCTCCCTGTACGACTTGATCAGCGAAACACATCTGCCGATCAAGGAGCATCGGCTTGAGGTGAGCTGCAAACCAGGAGAATGCATGCTGTTTGAATTGCCTCCCGAGCTTTGA
- a CDS encoding ArsA family ATPase, translating into MRNIIFTGKGGVGKTSVAAATALKAADMGYKTLIMSTDPAHSLGDSLDVKLGPSPVKVAENLWGQEVSVFGDLNLNWDVVREHFAHLMESRGIEGVYAEEMGVLPGMEELFSLSYIKRYNEQQEYDLLVVDCAPTGETLRLLSLPETFGWFIKLIRNVEKFMVKPVLRPLSKKIKKMDDFVAPVEVYDKVDNLFSSTEGIIDLLADSSKTTMRLVMNPEKMVIKESMRALTYLNLYGITVDRITINRVMPDQSPDPYFQKWRAIQQKYIDQISEAFAPIPITEVPLFDDEVVGLPMLRRVGEKVYGDLNPLDVFFNENPIDIKKVSDGHYKVRVRLPFMENMGLEPKILKLGDDLTIRIGDYQKIVALPIFLAGMESTGASYEDKWLSVDFEKAK; encoded by the coding sequence ATGCGTAATATCATTTTTACCGGAAAAGGTGGTGTTGGTAAGACCTCTGTAGCAGCCGCAACAGCGCTTAAGGCAGCAGATATGGGGTACAAGACCCTCATTATGTCTACCGATCCGGCCCACAGTCTGGGTGACTCGCTCGATGTTAAGTTAGGACCTTCGCCAGTAAAAGTTGCTGAAAATCTTTGGGGTCAGGAAGTCAGCGTTTTTGGTGATCTCAATCTGAACTGGGATGTAGTCAGGGAGCACTTCGCTCATTTGATGGAATCTCGTGGAATTGAGGGGGTTTATGCTGAGGAGATGGGTGTGCTTCCAGGTATGGAAGAGCTCTTTTCCCTCTCGTATATTAAACGTTACAATGAGCAGCAGGAGTATGATCTTCTTGTTGTTGATTGCGCACCAACCGGTGAAACACTTCGTCTGCTCTCCCTGCCTGAAACATTTGGATGGTTTATCAAGCTTATCCGTAATGTCGAAAAATTTATGGTAAAGCCGGTTCTCAGGCCGCTTTCGAAGAAAATCAAGAAAATGGACGATTTTGTGGCTCCAGTGGAAGTTTATGATAAGGTTGACAATCTTTTTTCTTCTACGGAAGGGATTATTGATTTGTTGGCCGACAGTTCAAAAACGACCATGCGGCTTGTCATGAATCCTGAAAAGATGGTGATCAAGGAGTCTATGCGTGCCTTGACCTATCTTAATCTTTACGGCATTACGGTTGACCGCATTACGATTAACCGCGTTATGCCAGATCAGAGTCCCGATCCTTATTTCCAGAAGTGGCGTGCTATTCAGCAGAAGTACATTGATCAGATCAGTGAGGCTTTTGCACCAATACCGATCACCGAAGTACCTTTGTTTGATGATGAGGTTGTTGGTCTTCCGATGCTTCGCAGGGTAGGTGAGAAAGTTTATGGTGACCTGAATCCTCTCGATGTCTTCTTCAACGAGAACCCTATTGATATCAAGAAGGTTTCTGATGGTCATTACAAGGTTCGCGTCAGATTGCCTTTTATGGAAAACATGGGACTGGAGCCAAAAATCCTCAAACTTGGCGACGATCTTACTATCCGTATTGGTGATTACCAGAAAATTGTTGCCCTTCCGATTTTTCTTGCCGGCATGGAGTCAACAGGCGCCTCTTATGAAGACAAGTGGCTGAGTGTTGATTTCGAAAAGGCGAAATAA
- the serA gene encoding phosphoglycerate dehydrogenase, which yields MNVLITDGIDPQCGQILTQNGFTVTEKPKISKDELKEIIGNFDKLIVRSATKVTAEIIECGTKLKLIGRAGAGVDNIDLEAATRNGIIVMNTPGGNTVSAAEHTCAMMLSAARRIPQATADLKQGNWSKTKFSGVELEGKTLSVIGLGKIGREVASRMQAFGMKTIAYDPMIPDEYAAKLNIELLPLHENFMRADFITIHSSLNESTRNLISKETLDLMKDGVIIVNCARGGIINEADLAEAILSGKVSAAALDVFETEPVSPDNPLLKLDQVIATPHIAASTSEAQEKVAIQIADQIVEWKQTGKLKGAVNASAVELAQAPGVRSYLTLAEKLGATLAQMAPDQANKMTVRTSGEFLHTFNEVITAAALKGFLDVRQSKDTNYINAFTMAKECGISLEQKFEKENPDYTNLIRIELENGTTKRMIGGTIFGEKEIRIVMIDQFLVEFKPEGNIIIYNNTDKPGVIANVTQLLLQHNLNVAYVALSRDEEKNMAMTAIVVDGEVTPVLLDEVRNVNGVDVANLVSL from the coding sequence ATGAACGTACTGATCACTGACGGTATTGACCCTCAATGCGGTCAGATACTCACTCAAAACGGTTTTACGGTAACCGAAAAGCCAAAAATCAGCAAGGATGAACTCAAGGAGATCATCGGGAACTTTGACAAGTTGATCGTCAGGAGCGCAACGAAAGTTACCGCAGAAATTATCGAGTGCGGCACAAAGCTGAAACTTATCGGAAGAGCCGGAGCCGGAGTGGATAACATCGACCTTGAGGCTGCCACCCGCAATGGCATTATCGTAATGAACACCCCTGGAGGAAACACAGTTTCCGCTGCTGAACACACCTGCGCCATGATGCTCTCCGCTGCACGTCGTATCCCCCAGGCAACAGCAGATCTGAAGCAGGGAAACTGGAGTAAGACAAAATTTTCCGGCGTCGAACTTGAGGGTAAAACCCTTTCTGTGATCGGTCTTGGAAAAATCGGGCGTGAAGTAGCATCCCGTATGCAGGCATTCGGAATGAAAACAATTGCCTATGACCCCATGATCCCTGACGAATATGCTGCAAAACTCAACATTGAGCTCCTTCCCCTGCATGAAAATTTCATGCGTGCCGATTTTATCACTATCCACTCATCCCTTAACGAATCAACCCGTAATCTGATTTCAAAAGAGACGCTTGACTTGATGAAGGATGGAGTAATCATCGTCAACTGCGCCCGAGGTGGAATTATTAATGAAGCCGATCTTGCGGAAGCCATTCTTTCCGGAAAAGTCTCTGCTGCGGCACTTGATGTTTTTGAAACTGAACCCGTCAGCCCTGATAATCCACTTCTCAAACTCGATCAGGTTATTGCTACCCCGCATATTGCCGCATCCACCAGCGAAGCTCAGGAAAAGGTTGCCATTCAAATCGCCGATCAGATTGTCGAGTGGAAGCAAACAGGAAAACTCAAAGGCGCCGTTAATGCCTCCGCTGTCGAACTTGCACAGGCCCCGGGGGTACGCTCATATCTTACACTGGCGGAAAAACTCGGAGCTACACTGGCACAAATGGCTCCCGATCAAGCCAACAAAATGACCGTCAGAACCTCTGGTGAGTTCCTTCACACCTTCAATGAAGTCATTACAGCGGCAGCCCTTAAAGGCTTTCTTGATGTCAGGCAGTCGAAAGACACCAATTACATTAATGCATTCACCATGGCAAAAGAGTGCGGCATAAGCCTGGAGCAGAAATTTGAAAAAGAGAATCCGGACTATACCAACCTGATCCGCATTGAACTTGAGAACGGAACAACAAAACGCATGATCGGCGGCACCATCTTTGGTGAGAAGGAGATCAGGATTGTCATGATCGACCAGTTTCTTGTGGAATTCAAACCGGAAGGCAACATCATTATTTACAACAATACCGACAAACCAGGCGTCATTGCCAATGTCACCCAGTTACTGTTGCAGCATAATCTGAATGTCGCCTATGTGGCCCTTTCAAGGGATGAGGAGAAAAATATGGCAATGACCGCAATTGTAGTTGATGGTGAAGTTACACCGGTGTTACTCGATGAAGTGAGGAACGTTAATGGTGTTGATGTCGCCAACCTTGTTTCGCTCTGA
- a CDS encoding lytic transglycosylase domain-containing protein yields MDRLTTTAQIKLPLVKISFSYTLLKVLLSALLFQLPVFPVRAAESQTNSKEQFARSTVAEILDSLVNATYFKDEHFSVPAREGDKFGFPATFVPQFSDSVYVARMAALRRKTPINLVFNEHVRGFIRLYAVDRRSSTAKILGLSKLYFPLFEEKLDACNVPLEMKYLAIVESALNPTAVSSAGAKGLWQFMYGTGKMYGLQSSSFIEDRYDPYKASVAASRHLRDLYNIYGDWFLALAAYNSGPGNVNKAIRRAGGIKDYWAIWDYLPAETRGYVPAFIAVNYIMSYYNEHNIRPVEPGFLYQDIDTLKTTRLLSFEQISETIGVPMGDLRFLNPQYKLGIIPAAASVSPNVIRLPRRYVAQFQKREEEIYAYKSAATLERENLYARLESLNAEPRSRTVESGAADNAQKVHIVQSGESLGSIARLYRAYISQLIAWNNLKDADVTPGQKLIVFGAPDNSTSAQVDKPKGNDGGGKKIIRYRVRRGDTLLSISRKYHTTVQHLMALNNLGGRMKVLPGQRLKVEGETFTTKKHSSSRKVSAAKNRKAKKARHTRHSRKRRR; encoded by the coding sequence ATGGATCGTTTAACAACCACTGCCCAAATAAAACTGCCGCTTGTGAAAATCAGCTTTTCGTATACGTTGCTTAAGGTGTTGCTTTCAGCACTTCTTTTCCAGTTGCCGGTTTTTCCGGTTCGTGCTGCAGAATCTCAAACCAATAGCAAAGAGCAGTTTGCCAGGTCGACTGTTGCCGAGATTCTTGACAGTTTGGTGAATGCGACCTATTTCAAGGATGAACATTTTTCTGTTCCTGCCCGGGAGGGTGACAAGTTCGGATTTCCAGCAACATTTGTACCCCAGTTCAGTGATTCGGTATATGTGGCAAGGATGGCCGCACTTAGACGTAAAACGCCGATAAATCTCGTATTTAATGAGCATGTTCGCGGATTTATACGACTTTATGCTGTTGACAGGAGAAGCTCAACGGCTAAAATTCTGGGATTGAGCAAACTCTATTTTCCTCTTTTTGAAGAGAAATTGGATGCCTGCAATGTGCCTCTTGAGATGAAGTATCTCGCTATTGTGGAATCTGCCCTGAATCCGACGGCGGTCTCTTCTGCCGGGGCAAAAGGGTTATGGCAGTTTATGTACGGAACCGGAAAAATGTACGGATTGCAGTCATCTTCCTTTATTGAGGATCGTTATGACCCTTACAAGGCTTCAGTTGCTGCAAGCAGGCATTTAAGGGATCTCTACAATATCTATGGAGACTGGTTCCTTGCCCTTGCTGCTTATAATTCCGGTCCGGGAAATGTCAACAAGGCTATCAGGAGGGCTGGAGGAATAAAGGATTATTGGGCAATATGGGATTACCTTCCGGCAGAGACCAGGGGCTACGTTCCAGCGTTCATTGCTGTGAACTATATTATGAGTTACTACAATGAGCACAATATTCGTCCGGTTGAACCGGGATTTTTGTATCAGGATATTGATACGCTGAAAACGACACGTCTTTTGTCGTTTGAACAGATCAGTGAGACCATAGGTGTGCCGATGGGTGATCTCCGATTCCTTAATCCGCAATATAAACTGGGTATTATTCCTGCAGCGGCATCTGTTTCTCCCAATGTCATCAGACTTCCAAGGAGATATGTTGCTCAGTTCCAGAAGCGTGAAGAGGAGATCTATGCTTACAAGTCTGCAGCAACGCTGGAGCGTGAGAATCTTTATGCCCGGCTTGAAAGTCTCAATGCTGAGCCTCGCAGCCGCACTGTTGAGTCGGGAGCTGCAGACAATGCCCAGAAAGTACATATCGTGCAATCAGGAGAAAGTCTGGGCTCTATTGCACGGTTGTATCGTGCCTACATCAGTCAGCTCATAGCGTGGAATAACCTTAAGGATGCCGATGTTACTCCGGGTCAGAAGCTTATCGTTTTTGGCGCACCGGATAACAGCACTTCTGCACAGGTGGATAAGCCAAAAGGCAATGATGGTGGAGGTAAAAAAATAATACGTTACAGGGTGCGGAGAGGCGATACGCTTCTCTCTATTTCAAGGAAGTATCATACTACCGTTCAGCATTTGATGGCGCTGAACAATCTGGGTGGCAGGATGAAAGTTCTTCCTGGTCAGCGTCTCAAGGTTGAGGGTGAGACCTTCACCACAAAGAAGCACTCATCATCCCGGAAGGTTTCGGCTGCAAAGAATCGAAAAGCGAAAAAAGCAAGACATACTCGTCATTCCCGGAAGCGCAGGCGTTGA
- a CDS encoding carbohydrate kinase family protein — MSILIVGSLAFDDIETPFGRSDNTLGGSSTYIALSSSYFTDKIQMVGVVGSDFGNEHFELLHSRNIDTKGIQVIDEGKTFRWAGRYHYDMNTRDTLDTQLNVFADFDPVVPEQYRDAEFVCLGNIDPELQLKVLDQINKPKLVILDTMNFWIEGKPEELKKTLERVDIFIINDSEARLFSGDPNLVKSARIIRQMGPKTLIIKKGEHGALLFTETGIFSAPAYPLESIYDPTGAGDTFAGGFIGHLSRCETITDTELRRAVLYGSAMASFCVEKFGTDKIAALNLLEIEDRYHSFRELSRIDE; from the coding sequence ATGTCTATTCTCATTGTAGGCTCACTTGCCTTTGACGATATCGAAACCCCTTTTGGACGTTCCGACAACACCCTTGGCGGATCATCCACCTACATTGCCCTCTCGTCAAGCTATTTTACCGACAAAATACAAATGGTCGGCGTTGTCGGATCAGACTTTGGGAATGAACATTTCGAACTGCTGCACTCCAGAAACATCGACACCAAAGGGATACAAGTGATTGACGAAGGGAAAACCTTCCGCTGGGCAGGCCGCTACCATTACGACATGAACACCCGCGATACGCTCGACACCCAGTTGAACGTCTTTGCTGATTTCGATCCCGTTGTTCCCGAGCAATACAGGGATGCCGAATTTGTCTGCCTTGGCAATATCGACCCGGAACTGCAACTCAAGGTGCTCGACCAAATCAACAAACCGAAACTCGTCATCCTTGACACCATGAACTTCTGGATCGAAGGGAAGCCGGAAGAACTTAAAAAAACCCTTGAAAGAGTTGACATTTTCATCATCAACGACAGCGAAGCAAGGCTTTTCAGCGGTGATCCCAACCTTGTCAAATCAGCAAGAATCATCCGCCAGATGGGCCCAAAAACCCTGATCATCAAAAAAGGAGAGCATGGTGCCCTTCTCTTTACCGAAACAGGCATTTTTTCTGCTCCGGCCTATCCACTCGAATCCATTTATGACCCAACCGGTGCCGGCGACACCTTTGCGGGAGGTTTTATCGGACACCTTTCCCGCTGCGAAACCATCACTGATACCGAATTGCGCCGGGCGGTTCTCTACGGCAGCGCCATGGCAAGCTTCTGTGTAGAAAAGTTCGGAACCGACAAGATTGCAGCTCTTAATCTGCTTGAAATCGAAGATCGCTACCACAGTTTTCGTGAACTTTCAAGAATTGACGAATAA